In Arthrobacter sp. CDRTa11, one DNA window encodes the following:
- a CDS encoding succinylglutamate desuccinylase/aspartoacylase family protein, giving the protein MIEDPTGQEAVTRSYLRIPGLPDRDLEVPYIEIRGREAGPRLTVLAGVHGCEYVGMAALREFVAEVNPAKLSGVITAVPVVNLPAYTSRTPFVVPADGKNLNRCFPGDTKGTYSDVLAHHVFERFIRGADYLIDLHSGDVPETIEPLVVYDESPVSEAARQMAVAYGIQHVIKQPAAGRVTAGTTSSSAADVGVPAITAEAGGNGILDRQAIATHVRGLRNVAATLGMLPYEVEQAPRQIEHDHGWNWIHTPVGGWWEPLVELGKRAEKGDVLGRVSDLFGDVIHEVKAPEAGILMLITTSPAVAADGLLTILTREVAE; this is encoded by the coding sequence ATGATTGAAGACCCGACAGGGCAAGAAGCAGTGACTCGCAGTTACTTGCGGATTCCCGGGCTCCCTGATCGGGACCTGGAGGTGCCCTATATCGAGATCCGAGGCCGCGAAGCCGGGCCTCGACTGACGGTGCTCGCGGGCGTGCACGGCTGTGAATACGTGGGTATGGCTGCCCTGCGGGAGTTCGTTGCGGAGGTCAACCCGGCCAAACTCAGCGGGGTCATCACGGCAGTTCCGGTGGTCAACCTCCCGGCTTACACGAGCCGGACGCCCTTCGTCGTTCCAGCCGATGGCAAGAACCTCAACAGGTGCTTTCCAGGCGACACCAAGGGCACTTACTCCGACGTGCTTGCACATCATGTTTTCGAACGCTTCATCCGTGGAGCCGACTATCTCATCGACCTGCACTCCGGGGACGTGCCGGAAACTATCGAACCACTTGTCGTCTACGACGAGTCACCCGTCAGTGAGGCTGCGCGGCAGATGGCTGTGGCGTACGGAATCCAGCACGTGATCAAGCAGCCGGCCGCGGGAAGGGTTACCGCCGGAACCACGAGTTCCTCTGCCGCCGACGTCGGCGTACCCGCGATCACCGCGGAAGCTGGCGGCAACGGCATCCTGGACCGCCAGGCGATCGCCACCCATGTGAGGGGCCTGCGGAATGTGGCCGCGACCTTGGGAATGCTCCCGTATGAGGTGGAGCAAGCGCCCCGCCAGATCGAGCACGACCACGGGTGGAACTGGATCCACACCCCCGTAGGCGGATGGTGGGAACCGCTCGTCGAACTTGGCAAACGTGCCGAAAAGGGCGACGTGCTCGGACGGGTCAGTGACCTGTTCGGTGACGTCATCCACGAAGTGAAGGCGCCGGAAGCCGGAATTCTCATGCTTATCACCACGAGCCCCGCGGTCGCCGCGGATGGACTCCTGACAATTCTGACCCGGGAGGTCGCAGAATGA
- a CDS encoding aldo/keto reductase — MELTLNNGVTMPALGLGVFQSPPEQTTAAVEAALAAGYRHIDTAAAYDNERDVGEGVRRSGLDRSDVFIETKVWVSDYGYEQTLHAWEKAAAKIGVDYLDMLILHQPAPDRFEKTLASYKALETLLGDGRVRAIGVSNFMPHHLEELLAKTDVVPAVNQIELHPFFTQPAVQAADAENGILTQAWSPIGGITFYPGFGENRTKNVMEDPAIVAIAQSHGKTPAQIMLRWHLQQGRSAIPKSTNPARIAENFYVFDFELSADELASIDALDQGVRHGPDPDVARLSSFARVIPEA; from the coding sequence ATGGAACTCACCCTCAACAACGGCGTCACGATGCCGGCCCTCGGGCTGGGTGTTTTCCAGAGCCCGCCGGAGCAGACGACGGCTGCTGTCGAGGCCGCGCTGGCGGCTGGCTACCGGCATATCGACACCGCGGCCGCATACGACAATGAGCGCGACGTCGGCGAAGGAGTGCGCAGGTCCGGCCTCGATCGATCCGACGTGTTCATAGAGACGAAGGTCTGGGTCAGCGATTACGGCTACGAGCAGACCCTGCATGCCTGGGAGAAGGCGGCCGCCAAAATTGGCGTCGACTATCTGGACATGCTCATCCTGCACCAGCCTGCACCCGATCGCTTCGAGAAGACCCTCGCATCCTACAAAGCACTTGAGACCCTGCTCGGCGACGGTCGTGTGCGGGCGATCGGCGTCAGCAACTTCATGCCTCATCACCTGGAAGAACTCCTCGCGAAGACCGACGTCGTCCCGGCCGTCAACCAGATCGAACTGCATCCCTTCTTTACACAGCCAGCGGTCCAGGCAGCGGACGCAGAAAACGGCATCCTCACCCAGGCATGGTCACCGATCGGTGGCATCACCTTCTACCCTGGCTTCGGCGAGAACCGCACAAAGAACGTGATGGAGGATCCCGCGATCGTTGCCATAGCGCAATCTCACGGGAAGACCCCCGCTCAGATCATGCTGCGTTGGCATCTGCAACAGGGCCGCTCAGCCATCCCGAAGTCGACCAACCCGGCACGTATCGCGGAGAACTTCTACGTCTTCGACTTTGAACTCAGCGCGGACGAACTTGCAAGCATCGATGCCCTCGACCAGGGAGTGCGTCATGGACCGGATCCGGACGTGGCGCGGTTGTCTAGTTTCGCCAGGGTGATCCCGGAGGCCTAA
- the ppk2 gene encoding polyphosphate kinase 2, with protein sequence MNIFDLSSHGFAVLDDDDDDPVLVSPDGTPVDTWREGYPYQARMTREQYEMEKRLLQIELLKLQKWIKASGRRLVVLFEGRDAAGKGGTIKRFTEHLNPRGAHVVALEKPSEREQSQWYFQRYVAHLPAAGEIIMFDRSWYNRAGVERVMGFCTDAQYRGFLSQAPAFEQVLANDGIDVVKFWFSVSRTEQLTRFAIRQVDPVRQWKLSPMDLASLDKWDSYTAAKESMFRATDTPWAPWTVVKSNDKKRARLEAMRHVLHMFDYEDKDVELVAEPDSLIVGPASRIFEDGELPSAG encoded by the coding sequence GTGAACATATTCGATCTCTCCAGTCACGGCTTCGCCGTGCTCGACGACGACGACGATGACCCGGTGCTCGTCAGCCCCGACGGCACCCCGGTGGACACCTGGCGGGAAGGTTACCCGTATCAGGCCCGGATGACCAGGGAGCAGTACGAGATGGAGAAGCGGTTGCTTCAGATCGAACTGCTGAAGCTGCAGAAGTGGATCAAAGCTTCGGGCCGTCGCCTGGTGGTGCTCTTCGAGGGACGCGACGCTGCAGGCAAAGGCGGCACCATCAAACGCTTCACAGAGCACCTGAACCCGCGCGGGGCCCATGTTGTTGCCTTGGAGAAGCCCAGCGAGCGTGAGCAGTCGCAGTGGTACTTTCAGCGTTATGTCGCCCATCTGCCGGCCGCCGGCGAGATCATCATGTTCGACCGCTCCTGGTACAACCGGGCCGGTGTGGAGAGGGTCATGGGATTTTGCACCGATGCCCAGTACCGTGGCTTCCTCAGCCAGGCTCCAGCCTTCGAGCAGGTCCTGGCCAACGACGGAATCGATGTGGTGAAGTTCTGGTTTTCCGTTTCCCGTACTGAGCAGCTGACACGCTTCGCAATCCGTCAGGTGGACCCTGTCCGGCAATGGAAGCTCTCCCCTATGGATCTGGCCTCCCTGGACAAATGGGATTCCTACACCGCAGCCAAGGAGAGCATGTTTCGTGCCACTGATACTCCCTGGGCGCCGTGGACTGTGGTGAAGAGCAACGACAAAAAGCGGGCCAGGCTGGAGGCAATGCGCCATGTGCTGCACATGTTTGATTACGAGGACAAAGACGTGGAGCTGGTAGCCGAGCCGGACAGCCTGATTGTTGGCCCGGCGTCGAGGATCTTCGAAGATGGTGAGCTTCCCAGTGCCGGTTAA
- a CDS encoding GntR family transcriptional regulator yields the protein MDQVAHTIRREIILGTLDPGRHLVEKRLAEDLSVSRGTVREALTRLASTGLVESSAGSGHRVRYFSDDDIAEIGEVFAALEGRAALHTAFPLPETVEKELRAIAERMRGLRLPEDVDEQMRLDREFHGMLMSQQPKAKLVEAWQTLEPLIAVMMVPIMRRGLGSAANQADKHLLLVDAAMTGEREMLIKALEQHYYQA from the coding sequence GTGGATCAGGTAGCGCACACCATCAGGCGTGAGATCATCCTCGGAACCCTCGACCCTGGCCGGCATCTCGTCGAGAAGAGGCTGGCCGAAGATCTGTCTGTCAGCCGTGGCACAGTTCGCGAAGCCTTGACGCGGCTTGCCTCAACAGGCCTGGTCGAGTCCTCGGCCGGCTCCGGCCACAGGGTCCGTTACTTCAGCGACGACGACATCGCTGAGATCGGGGAAGTCTTCGCAGCACTGGAGGGACGCGCGGCCCTGCACACGGCGTTTCCCCTGCCCGAAACCGTTGAGAAGGAGCTGAGGGCAATCGCGGAACGCATGCGTGGGCTGCGCCTGCCGGAAGACGTCGACGAGCAGATGAGGCTGGACCGCGAGTTCCACGGGATGCTGATGAGCCAGCAGCCCAAGGCCAAGCTGGTCGAAGCCTGGCAAACGCTGGAACCCCTCATCGCCGTCATGATGGTGCCGATCATGCGGCGCGGACTCGGCAGTGCTGCCAATCAGGCCGACAAGCATCTATTGCTGGTGGACGCCGCGATGACCGGTGAGCGCGAGATGCTGATCAAGGCTCTTGAACAGCACTATTACCAGGCGTAA